The Verrucomicrobium spinosum DSM 4136 = JCM 18804 DNA segment GGACTTCTTCCGGAACTACCACTGGCACACAAGTGACGTGACGATCGGCCTGGGGCAGGCCTCACCTGTGCAATGGCACAACTCGCATGATGAGAATGACTGGAAGGTCACCATGATCGATACGGGTGAGAAAACTCTCACGGGAGGTCGGCTCAAGAGAGTGCTCCCTTTCATCGATGAAGAGGAGTTCCTGCTCACTTACGGGGACGGAGTCGCAGATGTGAACATCGCTGAGGTGATCGCATTCCACCGATCCAAGGAGGCGACGGTGACGCTCACAGGGGTGCGCCCAGGTGGACGCTTTGGCGAGATCGGGTTGGAAAACGGCATGGTCACGAGCTTCCTGGAGAAGCCGGACGATAGCCCTTCCTATGTCAACGGCGGGTTCTTCGTCATGAAAAAGTCAGTAGGGGAGCTTCTCAGCGGGGACGAGTGCAT contains these protein-coding regions:
- the rfbF gene encoding glucose-1-phosphate cytidylyltransferase; the encoded protein is MKVVILCGGLGTRLREETEYRPKPMVPIGNRPILWHIMKHYAVHGHKDFILCLGYKGEVIKDFFRNYHWHTSDVTIGLGQASPVQWHNSHDENDWKVTMIDTGEKTLTGGRLKRVLPFIDEEEFLLTYGDGVADVNIAEVIAFHRSKEATVTLTGVRPGGRFGEIGLENGMVTSFLEKPDDSPSYVNGGFFVMKKSVGELLSGDECILERSPLETLSKAGQLAAYQHDGFWQCMDNIREMTLLNELWNGGKAPWKTW